From Hymenobacter volaticus, the proteins below share one genomic window:
- a CDS encoding cupredoxin domain-containing protein, which produces MDTTEIMVTIGGLVLAVLFVWYFFFSERQTAAAVSSSGGVQEVAVTVKGGYSPAVIEVERGKPVQLSFYRDEENSCSEELLMPDFSVRRDLPAFKTTLVELLPQQAGTFEFTCGMGMLRGRLVVK; this is translated from the coding sequence ATGGATACAACTGAAATCATGGTGACGATTGGCGGCTTGGTGCTGGCTGTGTTGTTCGTGTGGTACTTTTTCTTTTCGGAGCGCCAAACGGCAGCAGCGGTTTCCTCTTCTGGCGGCGTGCAGGAAGTGGCGGTTACGGTGAAGGGTGGCTACTCGCCGGCCGTAATTGAAGTAGAGCGCGGCAAGCCCGTGCAGTTAAGCTTTTACCGCGACGAAGAAAACAGTTGCTCGGAGGAACTGCTAATGCCTGACTTCAGCGTTCGCCGCGACCTACCGGCCTTCAAAACTACACTGGTAGAATTGCTGCCGCAGCAAGCCGGCACCTTCGAGTTCACCTGCGGCATGGGAAT